A single genomic interval of Malania oleifera isolate guangnan ecotype guangnan chromosome 11, ASM2987363v1, whole genome shotgun sequence harbors:
- the LOC131168058 gene encoding ethylene-overproduction protein 1: MQHNLFTTMRSLKLIDGCKGGQVYALNPSNPTAAAGGGGAAAVGGGGGGVGVGEKLFHLHDHLRDNSIRSISNRGFQSNVVAETLLPYGLPETDILEPQIEPCLKSVDFMETLAYVYRRIENCPQFEKYGAYLEQCAIFRGLCDPKLFRRSLRSARQHAVDVHTKVVLSAWLRFERREDELVGSSSMDCCGRNLECPKASFVSGYDPESVHDPCVCRNPREAAEDETLIVDEECSTSEEDGDMSFYVGNDEVRCSRYSIAALSRPFRAMLYGGFAESRREKINFSHNGISVKGMRAAEVFSRTKELDSFDPDIILELLSLANRFCCEEMKSACDAHLASLVNDMEKAMLLIDYGLEETAYLLVASCLQVFLRELPKSLHNPNVRRFFCSSEARQRLVMVGHASFVLYFFLCQIAIEDDMKSNITVMLLERLGECATESWQKQLAFHQLGCVMLERKEYKDAQHWFQAAVDAGHIYSLVGIARTKDKRGHKYSAYKLMNSLISDHMPVGWMYQERSLYCIGKEKMMDLNTATELDPTLSFPYKYRAVSMVGDNKIGAAISEINKIIGFRVSPDCLELRAWFSIALEDYEGALRDVRALLTLEPNYMMFNGRLHGDHLVELLRHSVHQWSQADCWMQLYDRWSSVDDIGSLAVVHHMLANDPGKSLLRFRQSLLLLRLNCQKAAMRSLRLARNHSTSEHERLVYEGWILYDTGHREEALAKAEESISIQRSFEAFFLKAYALADSSLDNESSLYVIQLLEEALKCPSDGLRKGQALNNLGSVYVDCDKLDLAADCYMNALNIKHTRAHQGLARVYHLKNQRKAAYDEMTKLLEKARNNASAYEKRSEYCDRDMAKSDLSMATQLDPLRTYPYRYRAAVLMDDHKEAEAIAELSKAITFKPDIQLLHLRAAFHDSMGDYDSTLRDCEAALCLDSSHTDTLDLYHKAQERGNEQRK, translated from the exons ATGCAGCACAATCTATTCACCACTATGCGTAGTTTGAAGCTTATAGATGGATGTAAGGGGGGCCAAGTCTATGCCCTGAATCCTTCTAACCCCACCGCTGCCGCTGGTGGCGGTGGTGCTGCTGCtgttggtggtggtggtggtggtgtgggTGTGGGAGAGAAGCTTTTTCACCTCCACGACCATCTCCGGGACAATTCAATTCGTTCGATTTCGAATCGTGGTTTCCAGAGCAATGTTGTGGCCGAAACCCTCCTCCCTTATGGCCTTCCTGAAACTGATATCTTAGAACCACAAATCGAGCCTTGCCTGAAATCCGTAGATTTTATGGAAACCCTAGCTTATGTGTATCGCCGCATTGAGAATTGTCCCCAGTTCGAGAAATATGGTGCTTATCTTGAGCAATGCGCGATATTCCGGGGCCTATGCGATCCAAAATTGTTTCGCCGGAGCCTCAGGTCAGCGAGACAACATGCTGTCGATGTCCATACAAAAGTTGTTCTTTCTGCGTGGTTACGGTTTGAAAGGAGAGAAGATGAACTTGTTGGGTCATCATCCATGGATTGTTGTGGGCGAAATCTTGAATGTCCCAAAGCTAGTTTTGTGTCTGGGTATGACCCAGAGTCGGTCCATGATCCCTGTGTGTGTCGGAACCCTCGGGAAGCAGCTGAAGATGAAACACTGATTGTGGATGAGGAATGTTCCACTTCCGAGGAGGATGGTGATATGTCATTTTACGTGGGGAATGATGAAGTGAGGTGTTCTCGATATAGTATTGCTGCATTGTCTAGACCGTTCAGAGCAATGCTGTATGGTGGTTTTGCTGAGTCACGGAGAGAGAAGATAAATTTTTCACATAATGGGATATCTGTGAAGGGAATGAGAGCTGCTGAGGTGTTTAGCAGGACAAAAGAACTAGATTCTTTTGATCCAGACATTATTTTGGAGCTACTCTCTTTAGCAAACAGGTTCTGTTGCGAGGAGATGAAGTCGGCTTGCGATGCCCATTTGGCATCTCTGGTTAATGACATGGAGAAAGCTATGTTGCTTATTGATTATGGATTGGAGGAGACTGCATATCTTCTAGTAGCCTCTTGCTTGCAGGTGTTTTTGAGGGAGCTCCCAAAGTCATTGCACAATCCAAATGTGAGGAGATTTTTTTGTAGTTCGGAGGCTAGGCAAAGATTGGTTATGGTGGGTCATGCGTcttttgtattgtatttcttcCTCTGCCAGATAGCTATAGAAGATGACATGAAATCAAACATAACAGTGATGCTGCTGGAGAGGTTGGGAGAGTGTGCGACTGAAAGTTGGCAGAAGCAACTTGCATTTCACCAATTGGGTTGCGTTATGCTTGAGAGGAAAGAGTATAAGGATGCCCAGCATTGGTTTCAAGCAGCAGTTGATGCAGGTCATATTTATTCCCTTGTGGGTATTGCAAGGACTAAAGACAAGCGTGGCCACAAGTATTCAGCATACAAATTGATGAACTCACTCATCTCGGATCATATGCCTGTTGGGTGGATGTACCAGGAGCGATCTTTATACTGTATTGGAAAGGAGAAGATGATGGATTTGAATACTGCAACTGAATTGGATCCCACACTTTCCTTTCCGTACAAGTATAGGGCAGTTTCAATGGTGGGCGATAACAAAATTGGTGCAGCTATCTCAGAAATCAATAAAATTATAGGTTTCAGGGTCTCCCCTGACTGTCTTGAGCTGCGTGCTTGGTTTTCAATAGCTCTAGAAGATTATGAAGGAGCTTTAAGGGATGTCCGGGCACTTTTGACCCTGGAGCCCAATTACATGATGTTCAATGGGAGATTGCATGGAGACCACTTGGTCGAGCTGCTTCGCCATAGCGTCCATCAGTGGAGTCAAGCTGATTGCTGGATGCAGCTGTATGATCGATGGTCCTCTGTTGATGATATTGGTTCTCTAGCTGTTGTACATCATATGCTGGCAAATGATCCTGGAAAGAGCCTTCTGAGATTTCGGCAGTCTCTTCTTCTTTTGCG GTTAAACTGTCAAAAGGCTGCAATGCGTAGTCTGCGATTGGCTAGAAATCATTCTACATCTGAGCATGAAAGGCTTGTCTATGAAGGATGGATATTATACGACACTGGTCATCGTGAAGAAGCATTAGCCAAGGCTGAGGAGTCAATATCCATCCAGAGATCATTTGAAGCCTTTTTCCTGAAAGCATATGCACTGGCAGATTCAAGTCTTGATAATGAGTCTTCTTTGTACGTTATCCAGCTTTTGGAGGAAGCTCTCAAATGCCCTTCAGATGGTCTTCGGAAAGGACAA GCATTAAATAATCTAGGAAGTGTCTATGTAGACTGTGATAAGCTTGATCTTGCTGCTGATTGTTACATGAATGCTCTCAACATCAAGCATACACGTGCACACCAGGGACTGGCTCGTGTGTACCATCTTAAAAATCAACGTAAAGCTGCATATGATGAGATGACAAAGCTATTAGAGAAGGCCCGGAACAATGCATCAGCTTATGAGAAACGTTCAGAATACTGTGACCGAGATATGGCTAAGAGTGACCTTAGTATGGCAACACAACTAGATCCCCTGAGAACGTATCCGTATAGATATAGGGCAGCGG TTCTAATGGATGATCACAAAGAAGCTGAGGCCATAGCAGAGCTTTCAAAGGCCATTACTTTCAAACCAGACATTCAGTTACTTCATCTTCGAGCTGCATTCCATGATTCAATGGGTGATTATGATTCTACCCTCCGAGACTGCGAAGCAGCCCTTTGTCTTGATTCCAGTCACACAGACACACTTGATCTCTATCACAAAGCACAGGAGCGGGGTAATGAACAGCGGAAGTGA